The sequence GTCGCGATCGCGAGCGTGCCCAGCAGTACGGATTGAGCGGGCGTCATCCCAAGCAGGTACACTCCCGCCGTGACGAACAATGCCGTGCACACCATCTCGCCAATCGAAAGCGGAATCGCGCGGCGACTGATCCTGCGGATCTGATCAAACGGGAAGAGGGTGCCCAGATAAAACAGCACCAGCGCCATTGCGAGCTTGGTTAATGGTTCGAGGAACTGGTAGTGTTCGTGGGGAATCACGTCGAAGACACTCGTGCCCAGTAGCAGCCCCGCAATCAAGTATGCCGTGACTTTAGGGAGTCGCAGCATCTCGCTGGCCAATCCGGCTGCCAGACTGGCGGCTAGCAGCAGCCCGATCGTCGTTGCGATGTGGATCGGCGCGGTGGACGCAACCGCAGCCATCGCGTCCACTGTTTCGGATGCGGACGGTGTCGCGGCGTTTGCCAATCCAATCGTGAGGCCCGTGTGAGTCATCATGGTGATGGCCGAATTTAGGTCGGAGAAAAGTCACGAGGCGCCGAGGATCGTTCCGCTATCCGTGGCTGGTCGGAGCATTCTACCCAGCTATGTCGCCAACAGGGCAGCCCGGTGTAGCATTTTTCTGCTCACGATGGAGTTTTAACGCGTCCGTCGTAGGGCTGCTGGGAGTCGTGCTAAAGGCCGAGCGAGGCTATCCCTTTAGCGAATCGATCGCTGTGGCCAACGAGTTCACGAGATTGGCGTACATCACAAAAATGATCAGCATGCCGAAGAGGACAACCACCAATATGATGGAAGTCAACATGCCCATCAACACGATTCCAAACACGGATACCAGGCCCATGCAGATCAACACGACTCCGCCCCGCAGTATTCGCCGGCCGGCGGCGCGTAAGTCCTCACGCTGAATCGAACTCGCGATTCGCATCATCGCTAGGATGAACAAGGCCACCGAGATTACCGCGAGCAGATTCGTCGCCAGCGAGCTGTAACGGATATTAACAACACCCACGGACTTCGCTATGGCGATCATCAAAGCGCTCAGCTGACAAATGATCGAAACGATGACGAATCCTTTCGTCTGCGTTTCGGGGGGCGCCGTCAAGCAGAACATGGGGCCGATTAACCACATCAAAAAACCGACCAGCATGAGCAACCCGAGAGGAGCGATTGCCTGAGGAAAGATTGCAAACGATAGGGTCATCCCGATCAAGCACAACAGCATCAAGACGATGCCGAAGTGGATGATTCGTAAGCCCCTGGCTGTCGCCGCGAGAGCTTCGTAGTTGCCCTGCGTCGGGATCGGAGGGCTGGTCGTCTCGAGCGAGGGTGCGTATGGATTGATCGGATCGGACATTGATGACTCGCTGATCGAGGCATGATAGGGAGTGGACGTTGCTACGGACGCTGATGCTGCAGGCTCTGTCGCGGCTTGTCGAATTGCTGAGCCGACGGGCTCACGCTGAGCCGACGTGCTCACTCTGAGCCAACAGGCTCACTCTTAGCCGATGGGCTCGCGCTGTAGCTGCGCCCATTCCACACGACAACGGGGGATGAACGTGCGGATCCATGACCGGGGAACGCAACCCTCTCAACAGCCCGTTTTGAAGATCGACCACAGCAAAGTTTGTTAACGAGCGGCTTGGATGAGTTCCTCCGCTCCGGCGGCGCGAAGTTTCTCTGCAACGGAGGTGCCAAGTTGCACAGCGACGGCTTCACCATCCGTTGCGCCGAGATTGCAGCTCGCTGTCTCTTGCAGCCGCTTTGTGCCATCGGTCGACATTACCACTGCGGTCAAAGTCAGCCGGCCGGCAGCTTGGTCGGCCAGTGATTCGACGATTCCATGAGCGGCGATCGGCGCCAAGCAGCCGCCATGCAACGCCGCGAGCACAGTACGCTCCGCCACGACCGCGAGACGCGTCGCGAGGTCATCGAGGAGTTTCAATGCCACCAGCGCTGTCTCATCATCGCTGCGGACCTCGATCCCGAGGGCACCTTGGCCAGGGGCGGGAAGCATCTCATCGAGCGAGAACCGCACGCGTGGGAGATCGTCCATTTCGAGTCGCAGTAGGCCTGCCTCGGCGAGCACGATCGCATCAAATTCGCCAGCGTGCAGCTTGGCGAGACGCGTCTGCACGTTGCCGCGAATAGGCATGACGACGAGGTCATCGCGAAGTGACTTCAGTTGGGCCATGCGCCGCGTGCTGCCCGTGCCAACGCGAGCCCTGTGGGGAAGTTCTGCCAGGGTTTTCCCGGCGGGGGAGACCAAGCAGTCCGCCACAACCTCGCGCGGCGGCACCGCCGCGAGTGCAAATCGTTCGTCGAGTTGAGTCGGTAAATCCTTGAGCGAATGAACCGCCACGTCAGCTTCGTTGTCGACCAAGGCCTGCTGGATACGTTTGGTGAACAGGCCGACCTGACGTGTGCCGTCGATGGGGCGAAGATCGGTATCGCCGCCGCTGAGCAAGGGAACCAGTTGGGTGGCAATTCCATGCTCGGCCAATCGCGCGGCCACATGGCGAGCCTGCCACATCGCCAGCGGACTTTCGCGGGTCGCGATACGCAGCTCACCAGCGGAAATGCTGTCGGACGGACGCGAGACGGGAGAGGTGGGACCGGGCACGGCAAAACACTCTGAGATGGGATGAAGAAAAACGACCTGTCCACGTCACATGCCGAGTCGCGGAGAAACCAGCACATTCCGTCGAAACCGGAAAATCCGCTATTTCACGCGGATACTTGGGAACGAGGGCTCACAAGATGCGTTCCAAGAATGGCTCACCTGCCTATCGTAGGCAATGTCATCGTGTTTCACGAGCCGGCCAGACGTCGCACGAGTCTGGGTGCTGAGCGGGCCATGATGACTTCAGCGGGCCATGACAGATTCAGCTGGCCATGACAGATTCAGATAGACTGCTCAGGGGATGACGCCACCGTGAGCTCGCCTGGGAAAGCTCCTGGGGCTGACTCCCGCGATTCGATGGGGCAGAAGACCGTGTCGCGGGCCGCTATAATTTGGTTTGGGGGAGTATTCTCCCAAAAATTGATCTCGATTTCTCCTCTACCCGGTTTTCAGTTTCTCACGTGTCTTCCTATCCCCGCGACGCCGCGACGCCATCGAGCGACCAAGAGGGGAGTGATTCCTGTCTGAGTAAGTGGGACGCGCCAATTGATGTTCCCGGTTCGTCCAGCGACGTCAGCGAGGCCCGAGTGGAGCGGGGCGTTGTCGCTGAAAATCGCCAAAATTACACTCGTACGTTGCTGTCGGGTGACGATTCAGTTGCGATTGAATTGGACGACTTTGACGATTTCGATGCGGTGCCGCTGCCCGAAATTCTGGGCGGCTATCGAGTTGGCAGAAGGCTCGGCCGGGGCGGCATGGGTGAGGTGTTCCTCGCCGAACACCGCTCGATGGGCCGTACCGTTGCGTTGAAAGTTTTGCCGTCGCGGTGGCTCAATCATGCGGGTTCGATCGAGCGATTCAATGAAGAGATTCGCGCGGCCTCACGGTTGATGCACCCGAATATTGTGACCGCATTCGATGCCGGTCAAGCCGAAGGGATTCATTATCTTGCCATGGAATATGTCGATGGCAAAACGCTCTCGCAGATTGTGGCTGAGGAAGGGCCGATGTCCATTGGCGACGCCACCTCTGCGATCCGCCAAGCTGCCTTTGCATTGCACCATGCTCATGCGTCCGGAATTATTCATCGGGATGTCAAACCGAGTAATTTAATGCGGTCTCGGGAAGGTACGATCAAGCTGCTTGATCTGGGGCTGGCGAGGTTTTCTCGCCACTGGCATCAGGCGACTGAGCACAAGTCGGGCGATCCGAAGTCAGGCGACATGAAGTCGACACAAACCGGGACGCAAGTTCCTGCATCCAATCCGCCCAGCAGTGGTTCGGTGATCGCCGACGGCCGACCATCGAGTCGTCCACCGGAGACGCTCGAGATTGAAAGTGACGACGAGTCATTGCGTTTGATGAGTTCGCCGAAACGTTCGCTGATGGGGACACTGGCGTTCATCTCGCCCGAGCAGTTGCAGGATCCGGAATCCGCAGACGCCCGCAGTGACCAGTATTCCCTCGGCGCAACGTTGTTCTATCTGTTGGTGGGGCATCCGCCCTTCCCAGGCGAGATGATCGACCAGGTGTATGGTCATCGTCATGGTGAGGTCCCCGACTTAATGTCGTATCGCCGGGACGTGGACCTGACGCTGGCGAACATTGTCGCCCGGATGTTGGCCAAATCGCCTGCGGAGCGGTATGCGTCGATGGACGAGGTTGCTCGCGCCATGGCACCGTACGACAATGATCGTTCTACGCCCGCATGGGTACTGGATTTTTCTCACCGGAAGATTGATGAAGAGGGTTCGACGGCGAAGGAAGTCGGCGCATCGACAGGACCCATCGCCCCCAAGGCGCTCAGTGTGCTCGGTATCGATCTTAACGCCACGCATGCCGCCACGGCGGTGGGCCGACCTGGTGGGCACATTCAGGGCGGCTGGCCCGCGGGAACTCCTGAGCATCCCCAACCTCTGTTCCGCATGGCGGTCGCAGAAACTGCACGCAGGGAAGGTGCCGATTTGGGCGAGCTCCGATTTGGCCAAGACGCCTACGATCTACGCCAAAAATACCCGCACCGGGTCTCGCATTGTCAGATGTTGTACTTTGGTCGTCGTGATATGCTGCGACCTCTTGCCGGGCGAATGTGCCCACCGGTGATCACGACCGCGCTGTGTTTGCGGCAACTCGTGGGCCGGACCCTGATGAATTACATCGGGGGGACGACATCTCATGCGTCCGCCGATGGAGGCCAGGTTGGTTCCGGGAGTCATGCGGGGTCGATCGATCAGTTTCTGGGGAGCAACTGGCAGCGTCACGACAGCTGGCCCGCTGCCGTGGCGATTACGGTTGCGGGGTGCTACGACCAATTGCACCGCCGCGGTATTCACACCGCCGCTCGGATTGCCGGGCTGCCGGGGGTGCGTCTGATCGATCGCGGGATCGCCATTGCGCGGCACGCGTTTGAAAACAGTTTGGATGAGCAGAGCCACGAAACGGTTTTGTATGTCGGTTTGACCGCGCAAGCACTTGACGTTGCGGTGATTCGCCGCCGCGGCAGCAAGATTGAGCAACTCGCATCGGCCGGTCACTGGCATCGCGGCGCGATGGCCTGGTCGAGTCGGTTGGTCGAGATGATTCGAGCGCAGTTGTCCGATCGCCCGCAACCCGCCTCGTCAAAAGCAGTTGATCGTAGCCAGTTGATCTACGCGACCAAGGTTCAAATGGCTGGCGAGCGAGCGATGAAGTCGTTGCTGCTCCTGGCCAACTCGAAGATTGAAATCCGACACGAGGGCAAGACCGAAACTGTCAACGTGTCACGGGCGCAGTGGTTGGAGGCGTGTGGAGACTTGATGGAGTCTGTCGAGCAAGCGATTGACCTCGCGTGTCGCCGGGCGGGGGTCGATCCCCAAGAGCTCTCGCGGTGCTTCGTGCACGGCCCGATTCTGCGTCTGCCTGCGATCCGCCATCGCGTATTCGCTGCCCTGGGGCAGTTGCAGCTCGAGTTTTTTGATTCGACCAATGCCGCCGAGGGGGCTGCAGCCTGCTTGCAAGCCGAGTTGCCTGGACATCGTGGAAACACCATGCCCGCGCAATCCCGCGCCGCTCGTTCGGTGGGATTCGTGGTCGCCGACGCACAGGGAAAACGGAAGATCCTACCCATCATCACTCGCGGCACACCAACACCCGCCCGAACTAATCGACAATTGGGCGGGAAGACCAAAGACGACCATTTGACACTCGCCTTGGTTGAGTCCTCGGGTGTCCATGACGAATCCTGGCAGTCGCTCGGTCGCCACCGCATCGAGGTTGATCCAAGTGAACAAACGCCGACGCGTAAGATCGGTTTTGAGATCGATATCAATGGGCTGCTGTCGGTGCATATGGAGCGTCCTGACCTCGGCCGCACCGTGCGATTGCCTGTTCTGCCCGAGCTCGCGGTCAGTGCCGACCAGTGGGACGATTGGCGGGAATGGGTCGAAGATCAGCTTTAGGCAAATCGTTCCGCCGCCGAGTCGGTGTGAAAGCGTGCCGCTCGTAACGGTCAGGCCGATCTCGGCCGTCAGTATTCTGTACGAAGAAGTGAATTTGACTCAATTCTCGTTGGACGAGACCCGCGGTCTGGATAGCCTAGTAGATGTCCAACGCGAGTTGGTCATTACACGCAAAGCATCTCGCAAGTGGGCGAAGTCCATTGGGGAAGGTGAAGCAAACGATGGATATGAGTGAGACGAGTCGACCCATGATCGATGAAGTGGATCTGATGATTGACAACGCTCGACTGCGCGACGAGCTGGAGCCGTATCGAGATGATTCGATCGATGATTCCTCCATGGGCCGAATGCCGCTGAAAACTGAAAATGAGTATCTTTCCTCGATACTCGCCTGGGAGCGTGCTCCGGCACTGCCGATCCGGGATTGGTTCAATCCGCCGCTGCACATCCCGCCCCCGGAATCACTTGGTGGCGAAACCTTGTCGGCGATCCTCCGGCAAACGATCGAGCGGCTTCGTTCGCAAGCAATCGTGCTGACCTGCACCGACCATCTGAGTGATCGCGAGCTGTATCGTCTGATCTACCGCGATATTCTACCCTGCTGCGAGAAGAAAATGGATGCGGCAGGAAATCAGCTGGAATATCGCTGCGTAGCTGATACAGAGACCTGGCTGACCTACTACGCCGATGCTGTTGAACGGCGTCGGTTCCAGGAAGAGCACCAGGTCGAACTCCCGGCCGCTCGTAAGCCACGCTATCCGCGAAATCTTCCCTAACAAGCCGGCCGTCATGCCTCGGCGCTGGATCTTCCTTCAGCGATGGCTAACTGCGTCTTAACGTGGCGGCAGGGGAAACCGTTGGTCGTTCGCCTTTCGCGTTACGGATTTCCGCCAAATTAGCCGCCTGCTATCAAGATCTCCTACCAGGGTGCCATGAATGGCTGAGCTCGTTTATCATGCTTGCCCGATCATTCATCCTCACCCTCGATCCCTGTCCGGACTGAAATGTCGTCACCGCATGCCGCTCGTGATTCATCTCGCACTAACGTCGCTATCATCGGAATGGGAACCGTCGGTGCCGGAGTTGCCAGGCTCCTGATCGATCACGGCGACCGCACCGCGCGGCACGCTGGCAAAACGATCTGGCTGTCCAAAGCCGTCGTTCGTGATCTCAACAAGCCGCGCGGTATTGATCTGCCGGCCGGAGTTCTGACGGACTCGATTGACGAAGTCTTGAACGATCCCGAGATCGACGTCGTCGTCCAGTTGATCGGAGGACTCAGCCCCGCGCGAGAAACGATGTTGCGTGCCATGGAAGCGGGGAAGGACATTGTGACGGCGAACAAGGCGTTGCTCGCTGAACACGGTGGTGAGCTGTTCACGCGGGCCCGTGAGCTCGGACGCAGCATCGCCTTTGAGGCCGCAGTCGCCGGAGGCGTGCCGATCGTCGCCAACATCAGTCAGTGCTTGTCTGCCAATCAGATTCTGTCGATGGAAGGCATCCTCAATGGAACCAGTAATTTCATCGTCTCGCAAATGGACGAGAAGGGCGCGGGCTATGAGCAAACCGTGAAGCTCGCCCAGGAACTCGGTTACGCCGAGGCCGATCCAGCGATGGATGTCGATGGTACGGACGCCGCACAGAAGCTAGCGATTTTGTCGCATCTCGCTTTCGGTGCCACGGTCGACTGGCGTGATATTCCCCGTAGCGGTATCGACCGCCTCGATCCTGTCGATCTGCAATACGCATCACAGCTCGGCTACCGCATCAAGTTGTTAGCCGCAGCGAGGATGATCGATGGCGAATTGGAGCTGTCGGTCGCGCCCACGCTCGTTCGCAAAGGCACACCCATGGCGGAGGTCCGTGATGCCTATAACGCCATCCGAGTTGTCGGCGACGCGGTTGGCCCCGTGTTCTACCACGGGCTGGGTGCAGGACAGATGCCAACAGCATCAGCGGTAGTGGCCGATATCATTGATACCGCTGTGGGACGAACGCCAATCACGTTCCAAACACTTGAGTATTTCTCCAAGGATCGCCCCGCGCGTACCGTTCAGCGCGATGTGGCCAAACTGCGTGGTCGATACTACCTCCGTCTCCACGTGTCGAATCATCCGGGCACCTTAGCCAAAATCGCCAGCGTGCTCGCCGAACACAACATTTCCATCGCATCGGTAATCCAGCACGAAGAGTGCAGCGACGAGGCCGTAGCAGCAGGCAAGACGAGCGACGAAAAATTCGTACCGCTGGTGATCATGACTCATGAAGCCAGCGAGGGAGCCGCCAGCGAGGCGACCCAAGCCATCGCGGCACTGAAATCAGTCGACGGTCGCGCTGTGCGGATGCCCGTCCGAACGTAGTGCGGGTGCGCACGTGATGTGTTGTAGTATTGAGGATCATTTGGCAGTACTGAGTTGGCTTTTCTGTGCTGCGTGGAATTCAAAATTCTGCAAGTCGTGCCAACACCGATTGAGGCTGTAGCTTCGTTTTGTACACAACCCGAGGCACACCGATGTCAGGGATGGCTTCGTCGGCATGCTCGGAGACGGCGATCAAAATGCGAGCATGATTGTGGAATTGCATGAGCCTTTGCGCCTTATCGCGCAGGTACTCGGGTGTCCAAAAGCCAACAATCTCAAGCAGCACTTCCCCGTGCTCCGGATGGCGAAATGTGAAATCTGGCATCAACACGCTTTGCCCGGCATGCAGTACGGTGGCTTCACGTTGGATGCTCCAGCCGTTCGTGTCCGATTCTTGCCAGCGGCGATGAAAGGTTTCTTCGAGTTCGCTGTCAAAGTCGCTGGGGACGATCTCGCCGCGCAGCCCGTCACGGCTAGACAGTTGCAGAGCAAAGCGGCGGCGTCGAGGGCCGATCACCGTGGCCCGCATCCGCCAGTCTTCCGCAGCCAGTAGACCTGGCAGGAACCGTGCCATCGCCACGCCATAGCGACGCGTTTCTCGCACGATGGAGGCGGGGCCGTTGAATCGAAAGAAGTAGTTGTTGTCCTGCCGTGTGATGGTATGCATCAATCGGGCGAGTTTCGCGTAACGCAGAATGGTTTTGAAATCACGACCTGCGTACACGGTCATCTCGACAGCGCCGTACAATGCT comes from Allorhodopirellula heiligendammensis and encodes:
- the hemC gene encoding hydroxymethylbilane synthase; the encoded protein is MRIATRESPLAMWQARHVAARLAEHGIATQLVPLLSGGDTDLRPIDGTRQVGLFTKRIQQALVDNEADVAVHSLKDLPTQLDERFALAAVPPREVVADCLVSPAGKTLAELPHRARVGTGSTRRMAQLKSLRDDLVVMPIRGNVQTRLAKLHAGEFDAIVLAEAGLLRLEMDDLPRVRFSLDEMLPAPGQGALGIEVRSDDETALVALKLLDDLATRLAVVAERTVLAALHGGCLAPIAAHGIVESLADQAAGRLTLTAVVMSTDGTKRLQETASCNLGATDGEAVAVQLGTSVAEKLRAAGAEELIQAAR
- a CDS encoding protein kinase domain-containing protein; translation: MSSYPRDAATPSSDQEGSDSCLSKWDAPIDVPGSSSDVSEARVERGVVAENRQNYTRTLLSGDDSVAIELDDFDDFDAVPLPEILGGYRVGRRLGRGGMGEVFLAEHRSMGRTVALKVLPSRWLNHAGSIERFNEEIRAASRLMHPNIVTAFDAGQAEGIHYLAMEYVDGKTLSQIVAEEGPMSIGDATSAIRQAAFALHHAHASGIIHRDVKPSNLMRSREGTIKLLDLGLARFSRHWHQATEHKSGDPKSGDMKSTQTGTQVPASNPPSSGSVIADGRPSSRPPETLEIESDDESLRLMSSPKRSLMGTLAFISPEQLQDPESADARSDQYSLGATLFYLLVGHPPFPGEMIDQVYGHRHGEVPDLMSYRRDVDLTLANIVARMLAKSPAERYASMDEVARAMAPYDNDRSTPAWVLDFSHRKIDEEGSTAKEVGASTGPIAPKALSVLGIDLNATHAATAVGRPGGHIQGGWPAGTPEHPQPLFRMAVAETARREGADLGELRFGQDAYDLRQKYPHRVSHCQMLYFGRRDMLRPLAGRMCPPVITTALCLRQLVGRTLMNYIGGTTSHASADGGQVGSGSHAGSIDQFLGSNWQRHDSWPAAVAITVAGCYDQLHRRGIHTAARIAGLPGVRLIDRGIAIARHAFENSLDEQSHETVLYVGLTAQALDVAVIRRRGSKIEQLASAGHWHRGAMAWSSRLVEMIRAQLSDRPQPASSKAVDRSQLIYATKVQMAGERAMKSLLLLANSKIEIRHEGKTETVNVSRAQWLEACGDLMESVEQAIDLACRRAGVDPQELSRCFVHGPILRLPAIRHRVFAALGQLQLEFFDSTNAAEGAAACLQAELPGHRGNTMPAQSRAARSVGFVVADAQGKRKILPIITRGTPTPARTNRQLGGKTKDDHLTLALVESSGVHDESWQSLGRHRIEVDPSEQTPTRKIGFEIDINGLLSVHMERPDLGRTVRLPVLPELAVSADQWDDWREWVEDQL
- a CDS encoding homoserine dehydrogenase, translated to MSSPHAARDSSRTNVAIIGMGTVGAGVARLLIDHGDRTARHAGKTIWLSKAVVRDLNKPRGIDLPAGVLTDSIDEVLNDPEIDVVVQLIGGLSPARETMLRAMEAGKDIVTANKALLAEHGGELFTRARELGRSIAFEAAVAGGVPIVANISQCLSANQILSMEGILNGTSNFIVSQMDEKGAGYEQTVKLAQELGYAEADPAMDVDGTDAAQKLAILSHLAFGATVDWRDIPRSGIDRLDPVDLQYASQLGYRIKLLAAARMIDGELELSVAPTLVRKGTPMAEVRDAYNAIRVVGDAVGPVFYHGLGAGQMPTASAVVADIIDTAVGRTPITFQTLEYFSKDRPARTVQRDVAKLRGRYYLRLHVSNHPGTLAKIASVLAEHNISIASVIQHEECSDEAVAAGKTSDEKFVPLVIMTHEASEGAASEATQAIAALKSVDGRAVRMPVRT
- a CDS encoding DUF790 family protein is translated as MLTKQESILEYDFTRQSVVPDRLTRKTHAAYVPAIAELLQIYRDHVGDTRRELHWHVQRELQKLDDCPSVRISAFCKLLDDASKYDQDRSGAAAKLRQRVFSLAATDHPLVQEPDHLFATSESKVKESIARQLGRPWTDIEADLFADVIEFHRLKSPPDPTIDAGRMLRRYNIAQTQTALYGAVEMTVYAGRDFKTILRYAKLARLMHTITRQDNNYFFRFNGPASIVRETRRYGVAMARFLPGLLAAEDWRMRATVIGPRRRRFALQLSSRDGLRGEIVPSDFDSELEETFHRRWQESDTNGWSIQREATVLHAGQSVLMPDFTFRHPEHGEVLLEIVGFWTPEYLRDKAQRLMQFHNHARILIAVSEHADEAIPDIGVPRVVYKTKLQPQSVLARLAEF